The window GTACTCCTCCAGCTTGTTGAGCACCTTAGTGGGGTCATAGGAGAAGCGCTCCCTTGGCTGGCTCCTCTTGACGGCCTTGGATTTAGGCATTCTCAGCCACCTCCTCTGCCTCAACCTCGCTCTGGGCGAACCTTTCCTCGATGAACCTCAGGAAGTAGTTCTTAACCTCCTCCTCGGGCTCGCCCGTTAATATACTCAGGGCCTTAGCTATCTCGGGCACGTACTTCTCGAAGGTCTTCTTCCTCTTCACCTGGTAGAGCCTTCTGTGCTTGCCACTCAGGTATGTCTGGAGCCTCCTCGCGGCGTCCATTATCGCCAGCCTGATCTCGTTGTGTATCTCATCAACGTTGGCTATGCTCTGCTTTCCGGTTCCGGTATAGGGAACGTGGACGCTGATGACGTTTATCATGAGCACTACCGGGGCACGCTCGAGGTCGTCAACCTTGTAGCGCTTCCAGTCGATGGAACGAGCCGCCAAAGTGGTCACACACGAGCCCGCATCGAAGAGGAGCGGGACGCGGTTGGCATAGCGGAGAAGATCAAAGCCGCTGCTTATCTCCCCGCCGTAGGCCAGGCCGACCTCAACCTGGAAAGGAATTCCACCGCTGTAGACCTTCGGAGGCCTCGTGACCGCCGTGACGAACTCAGGTTTGAGGATTCCCTTGAGACCCTTCTCGATGTTCTCCTCGCCTATCGGTCTGAGGCCGTGGGTTGGTGGAGCGAGGAACTTCATATACTTGAATGCCTCGACTATCTCCTCAGCCTCGTGCCAGCTGAGCTTCTCTGGCGGCTTCTCCATGAGCTTTGCCACCTGCTTGACGACCTTGGTGTAGCCCTTGAAGGAACGCAGAACCTTATCGACCTCACCATTCATCAGCCTTTCGTAGAGCTGATCCTGAACCGCTTTGTCCTTCTCCGTCTTAATGAGCCTGAGGGCGGCGATGTACTTTATCAACTCATCGACCTTCTTGTCACTTATCCTCGAGAACTCGCCTATTAGGAAGCGCCTGACGGTGTTTCTCCTCGTCTTCTTGGCCATTCTGTAAACGTCATCCGTGAGAACTCCCTTCGGGTGGGGCTTCATCTCGACGGGCGGCTTTGGAACTTCCTCACTCGAACGCGGGAAGACTATGAGCTTCCCGTCCGGCTCGATAAGCTCTATGTGGGCGTGCGGATTGGCTATGGCCGTGAGCTTGAGGTACCAGTAGACACCCTGCTTGGAACGGACGTAGCGGACGTTTTTAACCTCAAGCTCTATCCTAGTGCCCCGCCAGCCCTTTGGATTCGGGTGCCTTTCCTTCTTGACTATCTTACCTTCGTTCTTGTCGACGTCGATCTTGACCCAGGCCTCGATTATGTCGCCTCCGGTTGAGGTGATTACGCGCGTGGCCTTTCCGCTCGTTATCTGGGCGAACATTACCGCACCGGATATACCTATACCCTGCTGACCGCGGCTCTGTATGTTCCTGTGAGCCTTGGTTCCAGCGAGCATCTTTCCAAAGACGTGGGTTATGAACTTCTCAGGGATTCCGGGACCGTTGTCCTCGACTATAACCTTGTAGTGCTCCCTCCCTAGCTCTTCAATCTCAACGCGGACGTACGGCAGAATACCGGCCTCCTCACAGGCGTCGAGGGAATTGGTGACTGCCTCGTGGACGACGGTCGTGAGGGAGCGTATCTTGCCCGTGTAACCGAGCATTGCAGCGTTTCTTCTGAAGAACTCGCTGACGCTCTGAATCTTGAACTCCTTAAACAGCTGACTTGCCTCGGCCATTTTCACTCCTCCTCAAAGCCTTCAAAGTTTTCAGAGCCGCCAAGGGCCTCGTAGTAGGTGACGCTTTCAAGTTCCAAATCTTTCTTGCGCCTCTCAAGATACTTGTAAACCACCCCGTGGGGCGAACCCTTGGCGAGCTTTTCTATGGCTGTTTTGGCAACCTCAACCTGAATCGGGTTGCCGATTATAGCTACCGTCTTTCCGTAAACGCTAACGTCGGCACCGCTCATTTCCTCTATTATCTCCCTTGTTCTGCCCTTCCGACCGATTATCCTTCCCCTAACGCGCGGAAGAGCGTTCTTGTCGTTGCCTATGATGATGTCGGTGAGGTTGATTACCTCAAGAACCTCACCCTCGTTGAAGAGCCTGAAGGCCCTCTCTGGCGAGAAGCCCCTACCGATGGCGGTAACAACATCGCGGGCCTTCCAGACTGCTAAGGGATCGTCTGTATCCTTCGTGGCGGTGATGAAAACCTCCCCAGTCTCACTGTCTACCTCGATTCTCGTCTTCGTGCGTCTCTCTATCTCTTTCTTAGTCCGCCCTTTCTTTCCTATCAGAACCGCCACCCTGTCCTTCGGAATCCTAACGAACTCCTCCTGCTCGCCCAGGGCGGCATAGGTTATCTCCTCTTCCTCATTGTTCTTGAGGGGTCTTCCGTCCTTATCAACGCGCTCGTACTTCTTGAGCAGTCTCTCAAACTCGTCCATACCTCTCACCCGCTCTCAACGAGTTCCTTAAACTTCTCGTGGAAATCATCAACATCAACGCCCTTTTTACCAAAGTAATTGATGATGTTCCTCAAGTCTCTCTTCAGGAGCTCAACGCTCATCCTATTCCTCTTCACGGTCGCCTGGGACCAGTCTATAACCACAGGGCCATCATGGAGCAGGATATTGTACTCGCTCAGGTCCCCATGCACCATGTCTCCCCTCTTCCAGAGGCGCTCGATTACACCCATCGTAAAGTCGTAGAGCTCCTCGAAGTCCTCTTTAGCCAGCTCCCTTTCGACGTCCTTCAAGCGGGGAGCAGGAAGCTCCTCGCCTATGAACTCCATGACGAGGACGTTGTTGCGGAAGATTATCGGCTCGGGAACGCGGACCGCGTATTTAATCGCCCTCCGGAGGTTTTTATATTCCCTCCTCGTCCAGACAAAGACGAGCTTTCTCATATCCTTGGGCAAGTAGCCAACTCTCGGGTCGGCAGCTAGGTACTCCCATATTCTGCGGAACTCGGTGGTGTAGGTCCGGTATATCTTCACCGCCACCCTGTTGCCCTCGCTGTCTATTCCAGCGAAGACGTTAGCCTCCTTGCCAGTGCTTATCACACCGTAGAGGCTCTCTATCTTACCTCTGCGGTGGAGATAGGCGAGGGTTTCCTTGGTCGTCCTGTCGAAGACCTCGTTGGCTATCTTGTAGAGCTCGCTGTCCTTTTCGCGTCTCTCCGTGAGACCGAGCATCTCCTCGACTTCCCGCTCGATGAACTCCTCGCGCATCGCTATCACTCAAAGGGTTTTGAGAGCTCAGAAGAGCAGCTCGCCGCCCGTGAGGAAATCCTGGCTTATCTTGCCCTTCCTCAGGAGCCAGTCAACCTGTGTCTTAGTGTAGCGGTAGACTATGTCCCCTCTCTCGTCCGTCTGAACCGGCCAGGGCTGGACTATGACGACGTCGCCGACGCGCATCCACATCCTCCTCTTGAGCTTGCCGGGTATCCTGCATCTCCTGACCTTTCCGTCGGAGCAGCGAACGTCCATCCATCCGGCTCCGAGAGCCTGCTCGATAACTCCGAACAGCTGTCCCTCTTTTGGAAGGGGAACACGAATGACCTCATCCCCCTGAACCTGCCTGTTCTTCTTTTTACCACCCTTATGGTAGGCCATGAGCATCACCTCCTCCCCCTAGGCTTGAGCCCTTATAAGCTTAAGCCTTGCAAAAATTTTCCAATGACCCTTAGGCGACAGACTTTTAAAATTTTTGCACGAAGATTACCCAGAACTGCCCACTGATGACACATTAAAGTTTAAAAGCGCACCCCGCTAATGTACACTTTGGAGATAACCATGAGGGCAGTAAAAGCAGAAAATCTAACAATACTCTACGAGGAACAGCGGGCAGTGGAAGACGTGACCTTCGAGCTGGATGAAGGAGAGACAATGCTTCTACTCGGCCCCAACGGGGCAGGAAAGACCACACTTCTGAGAACCATAGCGGCGTTCCACAGGGAGTACACGGGAAAGCTTGAAGTATTCGGCAGAAAACCTGAAGAAGCCAGGGATCTTATCTCCTATGTACCACAGAGCCACGTCCTCAACGAGCGGGTCCCGCTTACTGCCATTGAGGTAGTTGCAATGGGCGGCATCTATAGGAAAGGTTTCGTCCATTTCAAGATCCCAAAGGAAATTCTCCAGAAAGCCGAGGAAGCTCTCGGTTTCGTTGGACTGGCTCACATTAAAGACAGGCTCTTTAGAGAGCTGAGCGGCGGCCAGAAGCAGAGGGTTCTTCTCGCGAGAGCACTCATAAGCGATCCAGGGCTTCTTCTTCTCGATGAACCACTCTCAGCCCTCGATCCGAGCGCAAGGGTCGAGGTGGCAAACGTTCTGGACAAGATAAAGCACGAAAGCGGAATAACGATGATAATCACCACTCATGATGTCAATCCGCTGATAGACATTGGAGATAAAGTTCTCCTTCTCAACAGGCGCCTCATAGCCTTTGGAACGCCCAGCAAAGTTCTCCGCGACGAAATAATCAAGACTGTTTATGGCCCGCTGGCTAGAGTGATCCCCATTGAAGGTAAACTCTTCTGCATCACGGGCGACACCCACCTCCACAGACATGGGGGTGGCGGTATATGATCCCCGAGTACCTCATCAGGGCTATCCTAGCGAGCGTAATGGTGAGCGTCCTCCTCGGAATGCTCAGCCCGCTCATCAACACAAAGGGGCTTGCCTTTCTCACTCACGCCATATTCCACGCGCTCCTCTTTGGAGCGGTTCTCGGCATGATTCTCGGCCTGTTTTTCGAGAACCTGGAACTCATTATGCTCGTTGCGCTTATTGTTACCGTTGCAATCGTCATCATAATCGCCCAGCTCGAAAAGCTTGGTTTTTCCCCCGATTCTGCTGTTGGTATAGTGGCCAGCTTCGTGGCTGGTCTGACGGTTCTCGGCTTTGGTGTACTCTACAAGGTGATGGCGACGAGGCCCTACTTCCCTCTCAGCGAGAGTATCGTTTCCTACCTTACCGGCGAGATTTTCCTCATAACCCTAAATGACCTCACCATCCTCGTCCTCGGTGGGACAGTTCTCTTCTTCGTTATGCTCTCTCTCTACCGCGACTTCCTCTATCTAAGTTTCGACCCCGAGGGGCTGGAGAGCTACGGCGGCAAAGCTAGGGCTTATCTCATGATTCTATACGTCCTCGTCGGGGCCATTGGAGCGCTCATCGTCCAGACGGTGGGCCTGATAACCCTCCAGGTGGTCGCGGTCTTGCCCGGAGCAATAGCCCTGATGGTGAGCGACAACATCAGGAAGATACTCGCGGTTAGCCTGTTCCTTACCCTCGGAATACAGCTGTCCTCAGTCATCCTAGCTTACTTCACGGACATACCGCCGAGCGGAATAGCAACGATAATGCTGGGAGTAATATACGGCTCCCTTCTCTTCAGGAGGTGAAAGCTTGAAGCTCGCTGGAATAGATGAGGCTGGCAGGGGGCCCGTTCTCGGCCCGATGGTCATCGCAGCGGTTGTAGTGGATGAAGGGAACGTCCCTAAACTCGAGGAACTCGGTGTTAAGGACTCAAAGAAGCTCACCCCAAAGAGGAGAGAAAGACTGTTCGATGAGATAGTGCAGCTTTTAGATGATTATGTAATTTTGGAATTATGGCCTGAGGAGATTGACTCCCGTGAGGGCACGCTCAACGAGTTCGAAGTCGAGAACTTTGTTAAAGCGCTCAACTCCCTCAAGGTCAAGCCTGACGTCGTTTACATAGATGCCGCCGACGTTAAGGAAGCCCGTTTCGGCGAGGAGATAAAGGCAAAGCTGGACTTCGAAGCAGATATAATAGCCGAGCACAAGGCCGACGACAAGTTCGTACCGGTTTCTGCGGCCTCAATCCTCGCCAAAGTTGCCCGCGACAGGGCGATTGAAAAGCTGAAAGATCAGTACGGCGAGATAGGCTCCGGCTATCCAAGCGACCCGAGGACGAGGACTTTTCTGGAGGAATACTACCGCAAGCACGGCGAGTTTCCGCCAATAGTAAGACGCACCTGGAAGACGCTGAAGAAGATAGAGGAAAAGCTTGCAAAGGAGATGAAGAAGAGAAGGGGACAGACGAGCCTGGAGGAGTTTTTCGGCAAGTAATGTACTCTTTTCGCTTTTTAGTCTTTCTTCACCTTCCCAGCCTCGACCTTACTCTGTCCTTCACATCCAGCAACCACTCCAGATATATCCACAGCGACTCCCTGAAGGCTTCCCACTTGAGGAGCTCGTTCAGTGCCACGCCCATGACCACGGCCGCGGGCGGAACGAGAACGGTTGCGTAGAAGCTGAACTGCGTCGTCCCCCCAAGGAGGTACTGAAGGGCAAAAAGGCCTACCGTGCTCCAGAAGACGCCAAAGGGGGCAAGGATTCCGGGCTTCCTCTTGTACAACCACGGCATGGAGAATATGAAGAGCACCATTCCAAGGAGAAGGAAGGGATCCGTCTGGGCAAAGATATTGGGGTCATAGTGGAGTGCAAAGGCCTTCTTGTTTATGAACCACTGCCAGAACGGGGAAGCCGCAGGGTGGCCGCCCTTGGAACTGAGGTGCCAGCGGAAGCTACCGAGGAACTCCCCGAACCACTTCTGGGGTCCAACAGCCACCATAGCAGGAACGTTTGGCAGAATGAAGCCGATGGCCGGGAAGACCGCTATCGTGAGGAGAAATCCCGGGAGACTGTTTTCCCGTTTGAATGCCCTTACCAAAAGCACCGGCCAGCCAAAGGCACCGCTGAGTTTTGCGGCCGCGGCTAAACCAATGGCAAAACCCGAGGCACGTCTCCTCTCAAAGACGAGCAGGGCCATGAAGAGCGCCACAAAGAGGGCAACGTGGATGTCGAGCATCGCAGCCACTGCAGTCGCCTGAAGCGTCGGGTCTGCAGCGGAAAAGAGAAGCGCTATGAGCGAAGCGAGATAGCTCCTGCTTATCCTGTAGGTGGTGAGCACGATGAGAATCTGGATAATGGCAAAGGCGATAAGGCCCGGGAGGCGCCAGTTGATGGGTTTGTCCTCAAGAATCATGCCGAGCATTATGAGGTCCTTCCCAAGGAACGGGTGCTCCAGGTTGAGATAGTTCTGGATGTTATTCTTGTCCGGATACCAGTAGCCTGGGACGACGTAATACGCGTCCGAAGGAATCTCGCTCGAGAGTTCATCGAGGAACGGCTCAAGGTTCTCAACCGGAATCTCGAAGTAAACGGCCGGGAACTTGAGATACTCCTTTTCATAGGTTGCGTTGTAGCGGAGGGCAATTTTCTCAACGGGATACTGGTACTTTATCCGCATGCTTGTGTTGATGAATATTATGTTAACCCCTGCAGAATTAGTTGTCTCGTTGATGTAGTGCAGCTCCACGCCGAGCCTGTGGAGGACG of the Thermococcus onnurineus NA1 genome contains:
- the top6B gene encoding DNA topoisomerase VI subunit B, encoding MAEASQLFKEFKIQSVSEFFRRNAAMLGYTGKIRSLTTVVHEAVTNSLDACEEAGILPYVRVEIEELGREHYKVIVEDNGPGIPEKFITHVFGKMLAGTKAHRNIQSRGQQGIGISGAVMFAQITSGKATRVITSTGGDIIEAWVKIDVDKNEGKIVKKERHPNPKGWRGTRIELEVKNVRYVRSKQGVYWYLKLTAIANPHAHIELIEPDGKLIVFPRSSEEVPKPPVEMKPHPKGVLTDDVYRMAKKTRRNTVRRFLIGEFSRISDKKVDELIKYIAALRLIKTEKDKAVQDQLYERLMNGEVDKVLRSFKGYTKVVKQVAKLMEKPPEKLSWHEAEEIVEAFKYMKFLAPPTHGLRPIGEENIEKGLKGILKPEFVTAVTRPPKVYSGGIPFQVEVGLAYGGEISSGFDLLRYANRVPLLFDAGSCVTTLAARSIDWKRYKVDDLERAPVVLMINVISVHVPYTGTGKQSIANVDEIHNEIRLAIMDAARRLQTYLSGKHRRLYQVKRKKTFEKYVPEIAKALSILTGEPEEEVKNYFLRFIEERFAQSEVEAEEVAENA
- a CDS encoding KH domain-containing protein, producing the protein MDEFERLLKKYERVDKDGRPLKNNEEEEITYAALGEQEEFVRIPKDRVAVLIGKKGRTKKEIERRTKTRIEVDSETGEVFITATKDTDDPLAVWKARDVVTAIGRGFSPERAFRLFNEGEVLEVINLTDIIIGNDKNALPRVRGRIIGRKGRTREIIEEMSGADVSVYGKTVAIIGNPIQVEVAKTAIEKLAKGSPHGVVYKYLERRKKDLELESVTYYEALGGSENFEGFEEE
- a CDS encoding serine protein kinase RIO; its protein translation is MREEFIEREVEEMLGLTERREKDSELYKIANEVFDRTTKETLAYLHRRGKIESLYGVISTGKEANVFAGIDSEGNRVAVKIYRTYTTEFRRIWEYLAADPRVGYLPKDMRKLVFVWTRREYKNLRRAIKYAVRVPEPIIFRNNVLVMEFIGEELPAPRLKDVERELAKEDFEELYDFTMGVIERLWKRGDMVHGDLSEYNILLHDGPVVIDWSQATVKRNRMSVELLKRDLRNIINYFGKKGVDVDDFHEKFKELVESG
- the eif1A gene encoding translation initiation factor eIF-1A, yielding MAYHKGGKKKNRQVQGDEVIRVPLPKEGQLFGVIEQALGAGWMDVRCSDGKVRRCRIPGKLKRRMWMRVGDVVIVQPWPVQTDERGDIVYRYTKTQVDWLLRKGKISQDFLTGGELLF
- a CDS encoding metal ABC transporter ATP-binding protein; translated protein: MRAVKAENLTILYEEQRAVEDVTFELDEGETMLLLGPNGAGKTTLLRTIAAFHREYTGKLEVFGRKPEEARDLISYVPQSHVLNERVPLTAIEVVAMGGIYRKGFVHFKIPKEILQKAEEALGFVGLAHIKDRLFRELSGGQKQRVLLARALISDPGLLLLDEPLSALDPSARVEVANVLDKIKHESGITMIITTHDVNPLIDIGDKVLLLNRRLIAFGTPSKVLRDEIIKTVYGPLARVIPIEGKLFCITGDTHLHRHGGGGI
- a CDS encoding metal ABC transporter permease; translation: MIPEYLIRAILASVMVSVLLGMLSPLINTKGLAFLTHAIFHALLFGAVLGMILGLFFENLELIMLVALIVTVAIVIIIAQLEKLGFSPDSAVGIVASFVAGLTVLGFGVLYKVMATRPYFPLSESIVSYLTGEIFLITLNDLTILVLGGTVLFFVMLSLYRDFLYLSFDPEGLESYGGKARAYLMILYVLVGAIGALIVQTVGLITLQVVAVLPGAIALMVSDNIRKILAVSLFLTLGIQLSSVILAYFTDIPPSGIATIMLGVIYGSLLFRR
- the rnhB gene encoding ribonuclease HII yields the protein MKLAGIDEAGRGPVLGPMVIAAVVVDEGNVPKLEELGVKDSKKLTPKRRERLFDEIVQLLDDYVILELWPEEIDSREGTLNEFEVENFVKALNSLKVKPDVVYIDAADVKEARFGEEIKAKLDFEADIIAEHKADDKFVPVSAASILAKVARDRAIEKLKDQYGEIGSGYPSDPRTRTFLEEYYRKHGEFPPIVRRTWKTLKKIEEKLAKEMKKRRGQTSLEEFFGK
- a CDS encoding membrane-bound dolichyl-phosphate-mannose-protein mannosyltransferase, with protein sequence MDWKRTAFILISGLLIIGSFWYLYDFASQPKLRDYIGDEVWYVPASRNVLHRLGVELHYINETTNSAGVNIIFINTSMRIKYQYPVEKIALRYNATYEKEYLKFPAVYFEIPVENLEPFLDELSSEIPSDAYYVVPGYWYPDKNNIQNYLNLEHPFLGKDLIMLGMILEDKPINWRLPGLIAFAIIQILIVLTTYRISRSYLASLIALLFSAADPTLQATAVAAMLDIHVALFVALFMALLVFERRRASGFAIGLAAAAKLSGAFGWPVLLVRAFKRENSLPGFLLTIAVFPAIGFILPNVPAMVAVGPQKWFGEFLGSFRWHLSSKGGHPAASPFWQWFINKKAFALHYDPNIFAQTDPFLLLGMVLFIFSMPWLYKRKPGILAPFGVFWSTVGLFALQYLLGGTTQFSFYATVLVPPAAVVMGVALNELLKWEAFRESLWIYLEWLLDVKDRVRSRLGR